In Arthrobacter sp. StoSoilB5, one genomic interval encodes:
- a CDS encoding DMT family transporter: MVWLAVFLAVLGAFFLAIGAQRQGSAVKADTGGLALSSNGFLRLLRNPRWMLGLLLLCLGMVMNAIALVSAPLTVVQPIGAIALVITTVVNAKDQGLSINRATVVAISACVTGSALFVLLAVNVTQENHHVNAEDELTIVLLLALAVGLFGTLAVLFKHRMSAFVYIVGAGVLFGFVAVLTRIIGKHLLDPNGLFLFNVQWYTLIAIVAAGGLGSWFVQSAYSGGPPDLVIAGLTVVDPMVGIAIGIVILGELRPDVHAVMAIGMAAAASLAIVGVIALSRHHPEVTKRKKDAKAAASRKA, from the coding sequence ATGGTCTGGCTGGCGGTTTTCCTTGCCGTACTTGGTGCCTTTTTCCTTGCCATTGGCGCCCAACGCCAGGGGAGCGCGGTCAAGGCCGATACCGGAGGCCTGGCCTTGAGTTCCAACGGGTTCCTGCGGCTTCTGCGCAATCCACGATGGATGCTTGGGCTTTTGCTGTTATGCCTTGGCATGGTGATGAACGCTATCGCCCTCGTATCAGCACCCTTGACTGTGGTGCAACCAATTGGTGCGATCGCGCTGGTCATCACCACGGTGGTCAATGCCAAGGACCAAGGCCTGAGCATCAACCGTGCCACCGTGGTGGCCATCAGCGCGTGTGTCACCGGGTCCGCCTTGTTCGTGCTCCTGGCTGTTAATGTCACGCAGGAAAACCACCACGTTAACGCCGAAGACGAACTGACAATCGTGCTGCTCCTGGCTCTGGCCGTGGGTCTTTTCGGCACCCTTGCGGTGCTGTTCAAACACCGCATGAGCGCCTTCGTGTACATCGTGGGCGCGGGTGTGCTGTTTGGCTTCGTGGCCGTCCTGACCCGGATCATCGGCAAGCACCTGCTGGATCCCAACGGCCTGTTCCTGTTCAATGTGCAGTGGTACACGCTCATTGCAATCGTGGCGGCCGGCGGCCTGGGATCGTGGTTTGTCCAGAGCGCCTATTCAGGTGGCCCACCCGATTTGGTCATCGCCGGACTCACCGTCGTGGACCCCATGGTAGGCATCGCCATCGGCATCGTCATCCTTGGTGAGCTTCGTCCCGATGTCCACGCTGTGATGGCAATCGGCATGGCCGCCGCAGCTTCCCTTGCTATCGTGGGGGTTATTGCCTTGAGCCGCCACCATCCGGAAGTCACCAAGCGTAAGAAGGACGCGAAGGCGGCTGCAAGCCGGAAGGCCTAG
- a CDS encoding CDP-alcohol phosphatidyltransferase family protein has protein sequence MRFIGAGSHPGRPQVDHDLIFTVPNVLTVLRFMGVPLFVWLVLWQKEYGFAVLVLVIMGSTDWVDGYIARRFDQTSKLGRILDPLADRAALIAVAVTLAIAGVVQWWYLAALVVPDAILAIASLIYFRSHPDLPVSIIGKIRTGLLLVGTPLLVLSKLPIPYTDAYFAAAWVFLGLGLLGHWIAAYNYYWAILRKGKELRANDGGHG, from the coding sequence ATGAGGTTTATCGGCGCAGGATCGCACCCGGGCCGTCCCCAAGTGGACCACGACCTCATCTTTACTGTTCCCAACGTGCTCACCGTTCTCCGCTTCATGGGCGTCCCACTTTTTGTGTGGCTGGTCCTGTGGCAGAAGGAGTACGGCTTTGCTGTGCTCGTGCTGGTCATCATGGGCAGCACGGACTGGGTGGATGGGTATATCGCCCGCCGCTTCGACCAAACCTCCAAGCTGGGCAGGATACTGGACCCTCTGGCGGACCGGGCGGCGCTCATAGCCGTGGCAGTCACTTTGGCGATTGCCGGCGTCGTGCAGTGGTGGTACCTGGCGGCGCTGGTGGTGCCGGACGCCATTCTGGCTATTGCCTCGCTGATCTACTTCCGAAGCCATCCGGACCTTCCTGTCAGCATCATCGGCAAGATCCGCACAGGGCTCCTGCTGGTGGGCACGCCGTTGCTGGTTCTTTCCAAATTACCGATACCCTACACGGACGCCTACTTCGCCGCGGCTTGGGTGTTCCTCGGCCTTGGACTGCTGGGCCACTGGATTGCGGCCTACAACTATTACTGGGCCATCTTGCGTAAGGGCAAGGAACTGCGGGCCAACGACGGCGGACACGGCTGA
- a CDS encoding glycosyltransferase, giving the protein MTIPDTNKPLTILIAADTYPPHLNGAAQFGYRLAKGMTARGHNVHVLACRPDTGKSYTEFRDEATVHRLRSHGVFTHEYFRICFPWEIKKEITLLFDRVQPDVVHIQSHYMIGEHVLYEAVKRGIRVVATNHFMPENLNPFLPFPQWFKDIVGRISWKDMGKVMGQADVVTTPTPLAAKAMHQHAFLRKVLPLSNGIDAAAYELKPGETIEPHANPTVLFAGRLAEEKHVNILIDAVAKTPRELNIHLEIVGGGEVRPALEAQVAKLGLGDRVKFLGLASDEELREAYIKADIFCMPGTAELQSLVTLEAMSASTPVLLANAMALPHLVRDGENGYLFTPNDSTELAAKITKLVELPEDQLKAMGKVSREMVEPHSINGTLQTFEDLYRGASYEDKVV; this is encoded by the coding sequence GTGACCATTCCCGACACCAACAAACCCCTTACTATCCTGATCGCGGCGGATACCTACCCGCCGCATTTGAACGGTGCTGCGCAGTTCGGCTATCGCCTGGCCAAGGGAATGACCGCGCGCGGACACAACGTGCACGTGTTGGCCTGCCGTCCGGACACAGGCAAGAGCTACACGGAGTTCCGTGACGAGGCCACGGTGCACCGCCTCCGCTCGCATGGAGTGTTCACCCACGAATACTTCCGCATCTGCTTCCCTTGGGAAATCAAGAAGGAAATCACCCTCCTGTTCGACAGGGTCCAACCGGACGTGGTGCACATTCAAAGCCATTACATGATTGGCGAGCACGTACTTTATGAAGCTGTAAAGCGTGGCATCAGGGTTGTTGCCACCAACCACTTCATGCCTGAAAACCTGAACCCGTTCCTGCCTTTCCCGCAGTGGTTCAAGGACATCGTGGGCCGTATCTCCTGGAAGGATATGGGCAAGGTGATGGGCCAGGCGGACGTCGTCACAACACCTACCCCTCTGGCGGCCAAGGCCATGCACCAGCACGCGTTCCTCCGGAAGGTCCTGCCCCTGTCCAACGGCATTGACGCTGCCGCCTATGAGCTGAAGCCGGGCGAGACGATTGAACCCCACGCCAACCCCACTGTTCTTTTCGCGGGACGGCTTGCGGAAGAGAAGCACGTCAATATACTGATCGACGCTGTGGCCAAGACCCCGCGTGAACTCAACATCCACTTGGAGATCGTTGGCGGCGGCGAAGTCCGCCCGGCCTTGGAGGCACAGGTGGCCAAGCTTGGCTTGGGGGATCGGGTGAAGTTCCTTGGACTGGCAAGCGATGAAGAGCTGCGCGAGGCCTACATCAAGGCCGATATTTTCTGCATGCCCGGCACGGCTGAACTTCAATCGTTGGTGACGCTCGAAGCCATGTCGGCCTCCACGCCGGTGCTGTTGGCAAATGCCATGGCGCTCCCGCACTTGGTCCGCGACGGCGAAAACGGATACCTGTTCACGCCGAACGACAGCACAGAGCTCGCAGCGAAGATTACCAAGCTGGTGGAGCTTCCCGAGGACCAACTTAAGGCCATGGGCAAGGTGAGCCGCGAAATGGTGGAGCCCCACAGCATCAACGGGACACTCCAGACGTTCGAGGACCTCTACCGGGGTGCTTCGTACGAGGACAAGGTGGTGTGA
- a CDS encoding multidrug effflux MFS transporter, with translation MIVTNPIAPGDSLSRREKLVYIVLLGALTALGPFTVDLYLPAFPALEESFGVSATAIQLTLTGTTVGFGLGQLVVGPFSDKFGRRLPLILATALHIGSSVGAALATDIGLLSLFRVLMGIGAAGGGVVAMAMVRDLFHGYSMVRMFSRMSLVNGLAPILAPIIGSQLLLVFPWPGIFYFLASYGTLVILAAIFFIRETLPAERRGKNTVTVRQRYKTVLTDRIFVGMLMVGSLNFGGLFAYLSASTFLFQNIYEFSPQEYGILFGINSLGIVAGVQISSRLIRRVAPQWIVAGATVFMLLMAALIIVLDLFHVGLWGILVPLWFYICATGFMFPCVQVLSLANHGAQAGTAASLLGAAQFMMAGIVPPVVGWLGVSSAVPMGAVQAVCITGAIAALWLVVRPWTVPSIH, from the coding sequence ATAATCGTGACCAATCCCATAGCTCCGGGCGATTCCCTGAGCCGACGCGAAAAGCTTGTTTACATTGTCCTTCTGGGTGCCCTGACCGCTTTGGGGCCCTTCACCGTGGATCTCTACCTGCCTGCGTTCCCTGCGCTGGAGGAGAGTTTTGGTGTCTCAGCCACGGCGATCCAGCTGACTTTGACCGGTACTACCGTTGGGTTTGGCCTTGGCCAGTTGGTGGTTGGTCCCTTCAGCGACAAGTTTGGCCGCCGCCTGCCGTTGATCCTCGCCACGGCCCTCCATATCGGGTCATCGGTGGGCGCAGCGTTGGCTACGGACATCGGGCTGCTCTCCCTCTTCCGCGTGCTCATGGGTATCGGCGCCGCGGGCGGCGGCGTTGTCGCGATGGCAATGGTCCGTGACCTCTTCCACGGCTATTCGATGGTCCGCATGTTCTCCCGGATGTCCCTGGTCAACGGGCTGGCCCCAATCCTTGCCCCCATCATCGGTTCCCAGTTGTTGCTGGTGTTCCCATGGCCCGGCATCTTCTACTTCCTGGCCAGCTACGGCACGCTGGTGATCCTGGCCGCGATTTTCTTCATTCGCGAAACCCTCCCAGCGGAACGGCGTGGGAAAAACACGGTCACGGTAAGGCAGCGCTACAAGACGGTACTGACGGACCGGATCTTTGTGGGCATGTTGATGGTGGGCAGCCTTAACTTCGGCGGCCTGTTCGCCTACCTCTCCGCCTCCACCTTCCTGTTCCAGAACATTTATGAATTCTCGCCCCAGGAGTACGGCATCCTTTTCGGCATCAATTCGCTGGGCATCGTGGCGGGGGTCCAGATCAGCTCGAGGTTGATCCGGCGCGTGGCTCCGCAGTGGATCGTCGCAGGAGCCACGGTGTTTATGCTGCTCATGGCTGCCCTGATCATCGTGCTCGATCTCTTCCACGTGGGTCTGTGGGGCATCCTGGTTCCACTGTGGTTCTACATCTGCGCCACAGGCTTCATGTTCCCCTGCGTCCAGGTCCTCTCCCTGGCGAACCACGGAGCCCAAGCGGGTACGGCGGCCTCGCTTCTGGGCGCAGCGCAATTCATGATGGCAGGCATTGTCCCGCCGGTGGTTGGCTGGCTGGGTGTCAGCTCGGCGGTCCCCATGGGTGCCGTCCAGGCTGTCTGTATCACTGGAGCGATTGCGGCATTGTGGCTGGTGGTCCGCCCGTGGACAGTCCCCTCAATCCATTAG
- a CDS encoding phage holin family protein — protein sequence MSGRHTGRTSTRPAIRTLPKTLKLVARLAPRQLNDEIALAKVELKRKATQVGVAGAFFGVALVFMSLLVIALVVAAILGLATIMPGWLAALIVAAVFLVIIALGALIGVAKFKKAMPLVPEDTIRGLKHDLGIMKEGSAFDESILDPNSPAAKAAKAAKEAAAEKAKAEKAAKEAAKEADAVKAPTEAELRRRLDKRREHLTGVRDELGEQLDVKKQSQALLDTATVKFQEGRDFASAKFAGLGDAVPEDFTGRLASRWKDLVAFAAAAAVFVVALRKLLKK from the coding sequence ATGAGTGGACGTCACACCGGCCGGACCAGCACGAGACCAGCCATCCGTACTTTGCCGAAGACCCTCAAGCTCGTTGCCCGTTTGGCTCCCAGGCAACTCAACGACGAAATCGCCTTGGCAAAGGTCGAACTCAAGCGCAAGGCCACCCAGGTTGGCGTGGCCGGCGCGTTCTTCGGCGTGGCCCTTGTTTTTATGTCCCTCCTTGTGATCGCGCTGGTCGTGGCCGCGATTCTAGGTTTGGCAACCATCATGCCTGGTTGGCTCGCGGCGCTGATTGTTGCCGCGGTCTTCCTCGTGATCATTGCACTCGGGGCCTTGATCGGCGTTGCCAAGTTCAAGAAGGCCATGCCCTTGGTCCCCGAGGACACCATCCGTGGCCTCAAACATGATCTGGGAATTATGAAGGAAGGCTCGGCCTTCGACGAGTCCATTCTCGATCCCAATTCGCCCGCTGCCAAGGCGGCGAAGGCAGCTAAGGAAGCAGCCGCTGAAAAGGCGAAAGCAGAAAAGGCTGCCAAGGAAGCAGCCAAGGAAGCGGACGCCGTCAAGGCACCCACCGAGGCAGAACTCCGCCGGCGCCTGGACAAGCGGCGCGAACACCTCACCGGCGTCCGAGACGAGCTTGGCGAACAGTTGGACGTCAAGAAACAGAGCCAGGCTTTGCTGGACACCGCCACTGTGAAGTTCCAGGAAGGAAGGGACTTTGCTTCAGCGAAGTTCGCTGGCCTGGGCGACGCCGTCCCCGAGGACTTCACTGGACGCCTCGCTTCCCGGTGGAAGGACCTCGTGGCCTTTGCCGCCGCTGCCGCGGTCTTCGTGGTTGCCCTGCGAAAGCTGCTGAAGAAGTAG